The Rhododendron vialii isolate Sample 1 chromosome 8a, ASM3025357v1 genome has a window encoding:
- the LOC131336417 gene encoding kinesin-like protein KIN-7O, translated as MERIHVTVRTRPLSPEDDKTSPWRISGNSISNPNHSSKFEFDRIFGESCKTQEVYEARTKNIVAAAVCGFNGTVFAYGQTNSGKTHTMRGSTAEPGVIPRAVHDLFGLIQEDTDREFLLRMSYMEIYNEEINDLLAPEHRKLQIHENLERGIFVAGLREEIVASPEQVLEFMEFGESHRHIGETNMNLYSSRSHTIFRMIIESRNRCEDEDVGSSCDAVRVSVLNLVDLAGSERAAKTGAEGVRLKEGSHINKSLMTLGTVIKKLSEGAESQGGHVPYRDSKLTRILQPALGGNANTAIICNITLAQIHADETKSSLQFASRALRVTNCARVNEILTDAALLKRQKKEIEELKAKLQGSHSEHFEEEILCLRNTLLQTELERERIALELEEEKKAQAEREKRLQEQAKKIENLSSMVLYSNRDENRDNPKKEKRRDTWCFGNLSRETLRELNSIVHAKASAVKPTRSEHMGPLLPFEELVNEASMDNSCKPEECNDGEVKYCTLPDPRALLRVTSRKKAPVKKKSLPVESNELEELQAEYEDLLLKFETQRTMSEIQIDFLTRKLVDADSYPDEKPSSLNRSTVLGDGAKCLRESEAILVIKQLQEKINMLEMEKSSSQQNLDCVVELATEQKICALDKYEELYEELLNAKEAARIAREELTSKESITAKDMDGSDTMIKLLKEVQEITSEIQTTKNLAESMSLVTDELLQSFSVVLNLFFEFKSLACQNSMQLRSIVSDHGKLHDCMRNTVNELENEKNLAEEHDLEKAELFSHIQSLEKEISYLSSSCLAREKENLRKDLEKTKTKLKETESKLKNAIQEKTKLEGEKACAERELKKLHGQKALLERDINKRESLAGRRRDSVVDRTSNVFDPKRAKGLPTSFDQTLQEDYKKLEVLAFEMETTIASLEEELAAAREEKDLTVSRTESLTSDLQTLYDKLGLSNLELSTLQGEVSDLRLCLEESKSHNHELEGFIKTLVEEKEELAMQLTEALLSMEEEKAIWSAKEKASIEAIEDKSRSYNAEITLLLKEMSEVRNELASCRKEHKVLEEKLVGSEENAKLEKKFSLEKSLENDRLREELRSAEDLNKKSQDDGKLQLQKLTLDHHHACEEVHKVRMELSVLNKEKEYLVNQVKELDKGSVLMDDCQERDKGMARIEEKLCHDVKVESCARSSDERSLKAKAEVEALTCQLSRLEAKLHNEQVINNKENTKLRMRLRGTQAKLEAFTVRYKEAVEESDLMNKKFEEAAAKLKAQLASYALEVLNLKKQLVAVNSR; from the exons aTGGAGAGAATACACGTTACCGTGAGGACGAGGCCTCTCTCTCCGGAGGACGACAAGACCAGCCCTTGGCGAATCTCCGGCAACTCCATCTCCAACCCTAATCACTCCTCCAAGTTCGAAtttg ATCGGATTTTTGGGGAAAGCTGCAAGACGCAAGAGGTTTATGAAGCTCGTACCAAGAATATTGTCGCTGCCGCTGTTTGTGGATTCAATG GCACTGTTTTTGCCTATGGACAGACAAACAGTGGAAAAACACATACAATGCGGGGATCTACTGCTGAACCTGGAGTCATACCTCGTGCTGTACATGATTTGTTTGGGCTTATACAAGAG GATACAGATCGGGAATTTCTTCTAAGAATGTCCTACATGGAAATTTATAATGAGGAAATAAATGATTTGTTAGCTCCTGAGCACAGGAAACTGCAGATTCACGAAAACCTTGAG CGTGGAATATTTGTGGCTGGGTTAAGAGAAGAAATTGTAGCTTCTCCTGAACAAGTCCTTGAATTTATGGAGTTTGGAGAAT CACATCGGCATATTGGAGAGACAAATATGAATCTCTATAGCAGCAGGTCACATACAATTTTCCGCATG ATAATTGAGAGTAGGAATAGATGTGAAGATGAAGATGTTGGCAGTTCTTGTGATGCAGTCCGTGTATCTGTTTTG AACTTGGTGGACCTTGCTGGTTCAGAGCGTGCTGCGAAGACTGGTGCGGAAGGTGTTCGTCTGAAAGAGGGATCACACATTAACAAAAGTTTGATGACACTTGGTACAGTAATCAAGAAACTGAGTGAAGGTGCTGAGAGTCAAGG GGGCCATGTTCCTTATCGGGACAGCAAACTTACTCGTATTTTGCAACCTGCACTGGGGGGAAATGCAAATACTGCCATCATATGTAATATCACACTTGCTCAG ATTCATGCTGATGAGACTAAAAGTAGTCTCCAGTTTGCCAGTAGAGCATTACGTGTGACAAATTGTGCTCGTGTGAATGAG ATCTTGACAGATGCTGCTTTGCTAAAGCGTCAGAAGAAAGAAATTGAGGAGCTTAAAGCCAAACTACAG GGTTCTCATTCGGAGCATTTTGAAGAGGAAATTCTCTGTCTGCGGAATACGTTGTTGCAG ActgaattggagagagagaggatagcTTTGGAGCtggaggaggaaaagaaagcTCAAGCTGAACGGGAAAAGAGATTGCAAGAACAAGCCAAGAAGATTGAGAATCTGAGTTCAATGGTGCTATACTCAAATAGGGATGAGAACCGGGATAATCCCAAGAAG GAGAAGAGGCGTGATACCTGGTGCTTTGGTAATCTATCCAGGGAGACTCTTAGGGAG TTGAATTCTATAGTCCATGCCAAGGCTTCTGCTGTGAAACCCACAAGATCTGAGCATATGGGACCACTTCTTCCTTTTGAAGAACTGGTAAATGAAGCAAGCATGGATAATTCCTGCAAACCAGAGGAGTGTAATGATGGTGAAGTCAAATACTGTACGCTTCCAGATCCGCGTGCTTTGTTACGTGTTACAAGCCGGAAAAAAGCACCAGTCAAGAAGAAAAGCTTACCTGTG GAGAGCAATGAGTTAGAAGAACTTCAAGCAGAATATGAAGATTTGCTTCTAAAATTTGAAACCCAg AGGACTATGAGCGAGATACAGATTGACTTCTTAACAAGAAAGTTGGTTGATGCTGATTCATATCCGGATGAGAAACCTAGCAGTCTTAACAGAAGCACGGTTCTTGGTGATGGAGCCAAATGTTTAAGGGAATCAGAAGCTATTCTCGTGATCAAGCAACTCCAAGAAAAG ATTAATATGTTAGAGATGGAGAAGTCCTCAAGCCAGCAAAATTTGGATTGTGTTGTTGAGTTGGCAACAGAGCAGAAGATATGTGCCTTGGACAAGTATGAAGAG CTTTATGAAGAACTTCTCAATGCAAAGGAGGCGGCTAGAATTGCTCGCGAAGAACTCACTTCCAAGGAATCTATAACGGCAAAGGAT ATGGACGGTTCTGACACCATGATCAAGCTATTAAAGGAAGTTCAAGAAATAACATCGGAAATACAAACCACTAAAAACCTTGCTGAGAGCATGTCTTTGGTTACAGATGAACTTTTGCAGAGTTTTTCTGTTGTTTTGAACCTTTTCTTT GAGTTTAAGTCTTTGGCATGCCAGAACTCGATGCAACTAAGATCTATTGTTAGTGACCATGGGAAGTTGCATGACTGCATGAGGAACACAGTCAATGAACTTGAGAATGAGAAG AACCTAGCTGAAGAGCATGATTTGGAGAAGGCTGAGCTCTTTTCACACATTCAATCTCTTGAGAAGGAAATATCATATTTATCATCCTCATGCTTGGCTAGGGAGAAGGAAAATTTAAGAAAAGAtcttgagaaaacaaaaacgaaGTTGAAAGAGACAGAGTCCAAGCTTAAGAATGCTATCCAGGAGAAAACCAAACTTGAG GGTGAGAAAGCATGTGCGGAGAGAGAATTGAAAAAACTGCATGGCCAAAAGGCTCTACTAGAGCGTGATATCAACAAACGTGAGTCGCTTGCTGGGAGACGGCGTGATTCAGTTGTTGATAGGACTTCCAATGTGTTTGATCCAAAAAGGGCGAAGGGTCTCCCTACTTCCTTTGACCAGACATTGCAG GAAGATTACAAAAAGCTGGAAGTTCTTGCATTTGAGATGGAGACAACTATTGCTTCTTTGGAAGAGGAATTAGCTGCGGCAAGGGAAGAGAAGGATTTGACTGTTTCTAGAACTGAAAGTTTGACTTCAGACCTGCAAACTCTATATGATAAGTTGGGCTTGTCAAACTTAGAATTGAGTACTTTGCAAGGAGAGGTTTCAGATCTT AGATTATGCTTAGAAGAATCAAAGTCCCATAATCATGAATTAGAAGGCTTTATCAAAACACTagttgaagaaaaagaagagttgGCAATG CAACTTACTGAAGCCCTTTTGTcaatggaggaggagaaggCTATATGGTCTGCTAAGGAGAAAGCTTCCATTGAGGCCATAGAAGATAAATCCAGATCTTACAATGCAGAGATTACACTATTATTGAAAGAAATGTCAGAG GTGAGAAATGAGCTGGCCTCCTGTAGAAAAGAACACAAAGTCCTTGAGGAAAAATTGGTTGGCTCCGAGGAAAATGCAAAATTAGAGAAGAAGTTCAG TTTGGAGAAATCCTTGGAGAATGATCGGCTAAGAGAAGAGCTTAGAAGTGCTGAAGATCTGAATAAAAAGTCTCAAGAC GATGGAAAGTTACAACTACAGAAGCTCACATTGGATCATCATCATGCTTGCGAGGAAGTACATAAAGTTCGGATGGAGTTAAGTGTGCTCAATAAAGAAAAGGAATATTTGGTAAACCAAGTCAAAGAGTTAGATAAGGGATCAGTTCTGATGGATGACTGCCAG GAAAGGGATAAGGGGATGGCACGGATTGAAGAGAAGCTGTGCCATGATGTTAAAGTGGAATCGTGTGCACGAAGTAGTGATGAAAGG TCATTGAAGGCAAAGGCTGAAGTGGAGGCGCTGACTTGTCAGCTTTCAAGGCTAGAAGCCAAGCTACACAAT GAGCAAGTCATCAATAATAAGGAGAATACAAAGCTGAGGATGAGGCTTAGGGGTACACAAGCAAAATTGGAAGCCTTTACTGTTAGATACAAGGAGGCGGTGGAAGAGTCCGATCTCATGAATAAGAAATTTGAGGAGGCTGCTGCAAAGCTCAAGGCTCAGTTGGCTTCCTATGCCCTCGAGGTCCTCAACCTTAAGAAGCAATTAGTTGCTGTAAATAGCCGATGA